In a single window of the Cervus elaphus chromosome 1, mCerEla1.1, whole genome shotgun sequence genome:
- the LOC122697419 gene encoding olfactory receptor 52H1-like, protein MYNLSCYNPGSFILAGIPGLEKFHIWIGIPFCVIYALAVVGNGTLLYLIVVEDSLHEPMFFFLFMLATTDLILSTATVPKLLSNLWLGSQEITFTDCLTQMFFLHFSFVVDSAILLAMALDRYVAICFPLRYTTVLAPQVIIKLVVGIVVRSFSVILPDVFLLKRLPFCGTRIIPHTYCEHIGVAQLSSANISINIWYGFSVPVMTVVSDVIFIAVSYIFILRAVFHLSSQGARQKAFGTCGSHICVILMFYTPAAFSILAHHFGHSVPRNMLILFANLYVAIPPTLNPIVYGVKTRKIQDKFILLFTLKKTQ, encoded by the coding sequence ATGTATAACCTGAGCTGCTACAATCCCGGTTCCTTTATCCTTGCTGGAATACCCGGCCTGGAGAAGTTTCACATCTGGATTGGGATTCCCTTTTGCGTCATCTATGCTCTGGCTGTTGTGGGCAATGGCACCCTCCTCTACCTCATTGTCGTTGAGGACAGCCTCCATGAGCCcatgtttttcttcctctttatgcTGGCCACCACAGACCTCATCTTGTCTACTGCCACGGTGCCCAAACTGCTCAGTAACCTCTGGCTTGGCTCCCAGGAAATAACTTTCACTGATTGTCTCACCCAAATGTTCTTCCTCCACTTCAGCTTTGTGGTGGACTCAGCCATCCTGCTGGCCATGGCACTGgatcgctatgtggccatctgcttTCCCTTGAGATACACCACCGTCCTGGCTCCTCAGGTGATTATCAAGCTTGTGGTGGGCATTGTTGTGAGGAGTTTCTCGGTCATCTTGCCAGATGTCTTTCTGCTGAAGCGGTTACCCTTCTGCGGAACACGAATCATCCCCCACACATACTGTGAGCATATAGGTGTCGCTCAGCTTTCCTCTGCCAACATCTCCATCAACATCTGGTATGGATTTTCAGTGCCTGTCATGACTGTTGTCTCAGATGTGATCTTTATTGCTGTCTCCTATATCTTCATCCTCCGTGCTGTCTTTCATCTCTCATCCCAAGGTGCCCGCCAAAAGGCATTCGGCACCTGTGGTTCCCACATCTGTGTCATCCTCATGTTTTACACACCTGCCGCCTTCTCCATCCTCGCCCATCACTTTGGGCACAGTGTACCTCGAAATATGCTCATTTTATTTGCCAACCTCTACGTGGCCATCCCTCCCACTCTAAATCCTATAGTGTATGGAGTGAAGACCAGGAAGATCCAGGACAAATTTATTCTCCTCTTTACTTTGAAGAAGACACAATGA